Proteins encoded within one genomic window of Panicum virgatum strain AP13 chromosome 1N, P.virgatum_v5, whole genome shotgun sequence:
- the LOC120655312 gene encoding BTB/POZ domain-containing protein POB1-like isoform X1: MDPDFSPGGGGPSFEFAFNEVNFSDRELRIEVVPGEDDAPGSSGAGAGGGGLADWARHRKRRREELLKEKESTTHMSDQTNCNEVEAEECDAYEENQEEPVAMIEESPPDVGQDAGDDGQGIDSSWTVVGTPVLRVKTIYISSAILAAKSPFFFKLFSNGMKESDQRHATLRITDSEETALMELLSFMYSGKLTTTEPTVLLDILMAADKFEVVSCMRYCSQLLTSLPMTTESALLYLDLPCSISMAAAVQPLTDAAKNFLAVKYKDLTKFQDEVMNIPLAGIEAILSSNDLQVASEDTIYDFLLRWARAQYLKPEERREILSSRLLPLVRFSHMTCRKLRKVLTCTDIDHEQATKCVTEALLYKADAPHRQRVLAADTVTCRKFAERAYKYRPLKVVEFDRPYPQCIAYLDLKREECSRLFPSGRIYSQAFHLAGQGFFLSAHCNMEQQSTFYCFGLFLGMQEKGSMSVTVDYEFAVRTRPSGEFVSKYKGNYTFTGGKAVGYRNLFAIPWQTFMADDSLFFIDGMLHLRAELTIKQP, translated from the exons atggacCCGGACTTCTCGCCCGGGGGCGGGGGGCCCAGCTTCGAGTTCGCCTTCAACGAGGTCAACTTCTCCGACCGGGAGCTGCGGATCGAGGTCGTCCCGGGGGAAGACGACGCGCCGGGAtccagcggcgccggcgcaggaGGTGGGGGGCTCGCCGACTGGGCGCGCCACCGCAAGCGCCGGCGCGAGGAGCTCCTCAAGGAGAAAG AATCTACAACTCACATGTCAGACCAGACGAATTGCAATGAAGTTGAAGCAGAAGAATGTGATGCATATGAAGAAAATCAAGAGGAACCTGTAGCAATGATAGAAGAATCTCCACCTGATGTTGGTCAAGATG CAGGTGATGATGGACAAGGTATTGATTCGTCTTGGACTGTTGTGGGTACGCCAGTTTTACGAGTAAAGACGATTTATATCAGCTCAGCAATTCTTGCTGCGAAGAGTCCTTTCTTTTTCAAG CTTTTCTCAAACGGCATGAAAGAATCTGATCAGAGACATGCAACCCTTAGAATTACTGATTCAG AGGAAACTGCCCTCATGGAGCTTTTAAGCTTTATGTATAGTGGAAAGCTGACAACTACTGAGCCCACTGTTCTGCTGGATATCCTGATGGCAGCTGACAAATTTGAGGTTGTTTCATGCATGAGGTACTGCAGCCAATTGCTCACAAGCTTGCCTATGACTACAGAGTCTGCACTACTCTACCTAGATCTCCCGTGCTCCATTTCAATGGCCGCTGCAGTTCAACCTCTGACAGATGCAGCCAAGAATTTCCTTGCCGTAAAATACAAGGATTTGACTAA GTTCCAGGATGAAGTGATGAACATCCCTCTTGCTGGGATCGAAGCCATCTTGTCAAGTAATGACCTTCAGGTGGCATCTGAAGATACCATCTATGACTTCTTGCTCAGATGGGCCCGTGCGCAATACCTGAAACCAGAGGAGAGACGTGAGATCTTGAGCTCTCGTCTTCTCCCTCTTGTGCGATTCAGTCACATGACCTGTAGGAAGCTGCGGAAGGTCCTAACATGCACTGATATCGACCATGAGCAAGCAACCAAGTGTGTCACTGAGGCACTTCTATACAAGGCTGATGCACCGCACAGGCAACGAGTTCTTGCAGCGGACACAGTAACATGTCGGAAATTCGCCGAGCGGGCTTACAAGTACAGACCTCTGAAAGTCGTTGAGTTTGATCGGCCCTACCCGCAGTGCATAGCATACTTGGATCTCAAGCGTGAGGAGTGCTCTCGGCTCTTCCCTTCAGGCCGGATATACTCGCAAGCATTCCATCTTGCAGGGCAGGGCTTCTTCCTCTCAGCTCACTGTAACATGGAGCAGCAGAGCACGTTCTACTGCTTCGGCCTCTTCCTAGGGATGCAAGAGAAGGGCTCAATGAGCGTGACAGTGGACTATGAGTTTGCTGTGAGGACAAGGCCCTCCGGCGAGTTTGTCAGCAAGTACAAGGGCAACTACACCTTCACCGGTGGGAAGGCGGTCGGGTACAGGAATCTCTTTGCTATCCCATGGCAGACATTCATGGCCGACGACAGCCTCTTCTTCATCGACGGGATGCTGCACCTGAGAGCTGAGCTGACGATAAAGCAACCCTAG
- the LOC120655312 gene encoding BTB/POZ domain-containing protein POB1-like isoform X2 produces MDPDFSPGGGGPSFEFAFNEVNFSDRELRIEVVPGEDDAPGSSGAGAGGGGLADWARHRKRRREELLKEKESTTHMSDQTNCNEVEAEECDAYEENQEEPVAMIEESPPDVGQDGDDGQGIDSSWTVVGTPVLRVKTIYISSAILAAKSPFFFKLFSNGMKESDQRHATLRITDSEETALMELLSFMYSGKLTTTEPTVLLDILMAADKFEVVSCMRYCSQLLTSLPMTTESALLYLDLPCSISMAAAVQPLTDAAKNFLAVKYKDLTKFQDEVMNIPLAGIEAILSSNDLQVASEDTIYDFLLRWARAQYLKPEERREILSSRLLPLVRFSHMTCRKLRKVLTCTDIDHEQATKCVTEALLYKADAPHRQRVLAADTVTCRKFAERAYKYRPLKVVEFDRPYPQCIAYLDLKREECSRLFPSGRIYSQAFHLAGQGFFLSAHCNMEQQSTFYCFGLFLGMQEKGSMSVTVDYEFAVRTRPSGEFVSKYKGNYTFTGGKAVGYRNLFAIPWQTFMADDSLFFIDGMLHLRAELTIKQP; encoded by the exons atggacCCGGACTTCTCGCCCGGGGGCGGGGGGCCCAGCTTCGAGTTCGCCTTCAACGAGGTCAACTTCTCCGACCGGGAGCTGCGGATCGAGGTCGTCCCGGGGGAAGACGACGCGCCGGGAtccagcggcgccggcgcaggaGGTGGGGGGCTCGCCGACTGGGCGCGCCACCGCAAGCGCCGGCGCGAGGAGCTCCTCAAGGAGAAAG AATCTACAACTCACATGTCAGACCAGACGAATTGCAATGAAGTTGAAGCAGAAGAATGTGATGCATATGAAGAAAATCAAGAGGAACCTGTAGCAATGATAGAAGAATCTCCACCTGATGTTGGTCAAGATG GTGATGATGGACAAGGTATTGATTCGTCTTGGACTGTTGTGGGTACGCCAGTTTTACGAGTAAAGACGATTTATATCAGCTCAGCAATTCTTGCTGCGAAGAGTCCTTTCTTTTTCAAG CTTTTCTCAAACGGCATGAAAGAATCTGATCAGAGACATGCAACCCTTAGAATTACTGATTCAG AGGAAACTGCCCTCATGGAGCTTTTAAGCTTTATGTATAGTGGAAAGCTGACAACTACTGAGCCCACTGTTCTGCTGGATATCCTGATGGCAGCTGACAAATTTGAGGTTGTTTCATGCATGAGGTACTGCAGCCAATTGCTCACAAGCTTGCCTATGACTACAGAGTCTGCACTACTCTACCTAGATCTCCCGTGCTCCATTTCAATGGCCGCTGCAGTTCAACCTCTGACAGATGCAGCCAAGAATTTCCTTGCCGTAAAATACAAGGATTTGACTAA GTTCCAGGATGAAGTGATGAACATCCCTCTTGCTGGGATCGAAGCCATCTTGTCAAGTAATGACCTTCAGGTGGCATCTGAAGATACCATCTATGACTTCTTGCTCAGATGGGCCCGTGCGCAATACCTGAAACCAGAGGAGAGACGTGAGATCTTGAGCTCTCGTCTTCTCCCTCTTGTGCGATTCAGTCACATGACCTGTAGGAAGCTGCGGAAGGTCCTAACATGCACTGATATCGACCATGAGCAAGCAACCAAGTGTGTCACTGAGGCACTTCTATACAAGGCTGATGCACCGCACAGGCAACGAGTTCTTGCAGCGGACACAGTAACATGTCGGAAATTCGCCGAGCGGGCTTACAAGTACAGACCTCTGAAAGTCGTTGAGTTTGATCGGCCCTACCCGCAGTGCATAGCATACTTGGATCTCAAGCGTGAGGAGTGCTCTCGGCTCTTCCCTTCAGGCCGGATATACTCGCAAGCATTCCATCTTGCAGGGCAGGGCTTCTTCCTCTCAGCTCACTGTAACATGGAGCAGCAGAGCACGTTCTACTGCTTCGGCCTCTTCCTAGGGATGCAAGAGAAGGGCTCAATGAGCGTGACAGTGGACTATGAGTTTGCTGTGAGGACAAGGCCCTCCGGCGAGTTTGTCAGCAAGTACAAGGGCAACTACACCTTCACCGGTGGGAAGGCGGTCGGGTACAGGAATCTCTTTGCTATCCCATGGCAGACATTCATGGCCGACGACAGCCTCTTCTTCATCGACGGGATGCTGCACCTGAGAGCTGAGCTGACGATAAAGCAACCCTAG